The Lysobacter sp. HDW10 genome window below encodes:
- the rpsH gene encoding 30S ribosomal protein S8: MSMTDPIADMLVRIKNAAAVRKPTVKMPSSKIKVAIAGVLKAEGYITDFRTSDIGSNKTELEIQLKYFEGRPVIERLHRVSRSGLRQYRSKHDLPKVLGGLGIAIVSTSKGIMTDSQARHQGVGGEVLCFVA, from the coding sequence ATGAGCATGACTGATCCAATCGCCGACATGCTGGTCCGCATCAAGAATGCGGCCGCTGTTCGCAAGCCGACGGTGAAAATGCCGTCTTCAAAAATCAAGGTCGCCATTGCTGGCGTGTTGAAGGCTGAAGGCTACATCACCGACTTCCGTACCTCGGACATCGGCAGCAACAAGACCGAACTCGAAATCCAACTGAAGTACTTCGAAGGCCGTCCGGTCATCGAGCGCCTGCACCGCGTTTCGCGTTCGGGCCTGCGTCAGTACCGTAGCAAGCACGACTTGCCGAAAGTCCTCGGTGGCCTGGGTATCGCCATCGTTTCCACCTCGAAAGGCATCATGACCGACTCGCAAGCACGCCATCAAGGCGTCGGCGGTGAAGTCCTGTGCTTCGTGGCTTAA
- the rplF gene encoding 50S ribosomal protein L6, whose translation MSRVAKQPIALPKGVEIKSENGQIVVKGGKGTLSIAQPEGINYAVEDGNIVMSAADADKIPLTGTLRAIIANMVKGVSEGFERKLELVGVGYRAAVQGKELNLQLGFSHPVVFPAPEGITIATPTQTEILVSGADKQLVGQVAAKIRGFRPPEPYKGKGVKYSDEVIIRKEAKKA comes from the coding sequence ATGTCACGCGTAGCCAAGCAACCAATCGCCTTGCCGAAAGGCGTGGAAATCAAATCCGAAAACGGCCAAATCGTTGTGAAGGGCGGCAAGGGCACCTTGTCGATCGCACAACCGGAAGGCATCAACTATGCAGTGGAAGACGGCAACATCGTCATGAGCGCTGCAGACGCTGACAAAATTCCGTTGACCGGCACCCTTCGCGCCATCATCGCCAACATGGTGAAGGGCGTGTCTGAAGGTTTCGAGCGCAAGCTTGAACTTGTAGGCGTGGGTTACCGCGCCGCCGTTCAAGGCAAAGAACTGAACCTTCAATTGGGTTTCTCGCATCCGGTCGTGTTTCCGGCGCCGGAAGGTATTACCATTGCAACCCCGACCCAGACTGAAATCCTGGTTTCGGGTGCCGACAAGCAACTCGTCGGCCAAGTGGCAGCCAAGATCCGTGGGTTCCGCCCGCCGGAGCCTTATAAGGGCAAGGGCGTGAAGTACTCAGACGAAGTCATCATCCGCAAGGAAGCCAAGAAGGCCTAA
- the rplR gene encoding 50S ribosomal protein L18 has translation MAMEKKIARLRRAKSTRARIRILGVPRLSVLRTGQHIYAQLFSADGATVIASANTLQAEVGGGLKSKKNTEAAAQVGRVIAERAKAAGIDAIAFDRSGYRYHGRIKALADAAREAGLQF, from the coding sequence ATTGCAATGGAAAAGAAAATCGCACGTCTGCGCCGCGCCAAGTCCACGCGCGCTCGCATCCGCATCCTCGGTGTGCCGCGCCTTTCGGTGCTGCGTACCGGTCAACACATTTATGCCCAGCTCTTTTCGGCTGACGGCGCAACCGTGATCGCTTCGGCGAACACCTTGCAAGCCGAAGTCGGTGGTGGTTTGAAGAGCAAGAAGAACACCGAAGCAGCCGCACAAGTCGGCCGCGTGATTGCTGAGCGCGCGAAAGCCGCTGGCATTGACGCGATTGCGTTCGATCGTTCGGGCTACCGCTACCACGGTCGCATCAAGGCTTTGGCCGATGCAGCACGTGAAGCGGGCTTGCAGTTCTAA
- the rpsE gene encoding 30S ribosomal protein S5, whose product MANEQREPRGRDRNNDRSREEYDDGMIEKLVAVNRVSKTVKGGRQFTFTALTVVGDGSGKVGFGYGKAREVPIAIQKSMEQARKNMSVVDLNNGTLWHEVKAGHGAARVFMKPASEGTGVIAGGAMRAVLEAVGVKDVLAKAVGSRNPINLVRATLKGLVQMHSPSNIAAKRGKAVEEIMHVRN is encoded by the coding sequence ATGGCAAATGAGCAACGCGAACCCCGCGGCCGCGATCGCAACAACGATCGCTCGCGCGAGGAATACGATGACGGCATGATCGAAAAGTTGGTCGCGGTCAACCGCGTCAGCAAGACGGTCAAGGGCGGTCGCCAATTCACCTTCACCGCTTTGACGGTGGTCGGTGATGGTTCGGGCAAGGTCGGTTTTGGTTATGGCAAAGCACGCGAAGTGCCGATCGCCATCCAAAAGTCGATGGAACAAGCCCGTAAGAACATGTCGGTTGTCGATCTGAACAACGGCACCTTGTGGCACGAAGTGAAGGCCGGTCACGGCGCAGCACGCGTGTTCATGAAGCCGGCGTCGGAAGGTACCGGTGTTATCGCCGGCGGTGCAATGCGCGCCGTTTTGGAAGCCGTGGGCGTGAAGGACGTGTTGGCTAAGGCCGTCGGTTCGCGTAACCCCATCAATCTCGTCCGCGCAACGTTGAAGGGCTTGGTGCAAATGCATTCGCCGTCCAACATTGCTGCGAAACGTGGCAAGGCCGTTGAGGAGATCATGCATGTCCGCAACTAA
- the rpmD gene encoding 50S ribosomal protein L30 codes for MSATNSTGTVKVRLVKGLRGSQAKHRLSVRALGLNKLNDVRELKDCPQVRGLINKVHYLVKVEE; via the coding sequence ATGTCCGCAACTAATTCCACCGGCACCGTCAAGGTGCGTCTGGTCAAGGGTCTGCGCGGTTCGCAGGCAAAGCATCGTTTGTCCGTTCGCGCGCTGGGCTTGAACAAGCTCAACGACGTGCGTGAACTGAAAGACTGCCCGCAGGTTCGTGGTCTGATCAATAAGGTCCACTACCTGGTGAAGGTCGAGGAATAA
- the rplO gene encoding 50S ribosomal protein L15: MKLNTIKRADGALTAAKRVGRGIGSGLGKTCGRGHKGSFARAGKGKIKAGFEGGQMPMHMRLPKIGFRSKMAADTAEVLLYKLDMLDAGTIDFAALRAAKLVPSTAKRAKIVVKGEVTKAFVLKGLTATAGAKAAIEAAGGKFEE, encoded by the coding sequence ATGAAGCTCAATACCATCAAGCGCGCCGACGGCGCACTCACCGCAGCCAAGCGCGTCGGTCGCGGCATTGGCTCCGGCCTGGGCAAGACCTGTGGTCGTGGCCACAAGGGTTCTTTCGCTCGCGCAGGTAAAGGCAAGATCAAGGCCGGCTTCGAAGGCGGTCAAATGCCGATGCACATGCGTCTGCCGAAGATCGGTTTCCGCTCCAAGATGGCTGCAGATACCGCAGAAGTGTTGTTGTACAAGCTCGACATGCTCGACGCCGGTACGATCGACTTCGCGGCGTTGCGTGCTGCCAAGCTGGTGCCGAGCACCGCTAAGCGCGCCAAGATCGTAGTCAAGGGCGAAGTCACCAAGGCATTCGTGCTGAAGGGTCTCACCGCAACTGCAGGTGCCAAGGCGGCGATTGAAGCCGCTGGCGGCAAGTTCGAGGAGTAA
- the secY gene encoding preprotein translocase subunit SecY, giving the protein MSRSGNAVGGMGGLGQFTELRQRLLFVFGAMIVYRLGCFIPVPGVNPEAMTALMDSQKGTIVDMFNMFSGGALHRFSVFALNVMPYISASIIIQLCAQIFPSLKAIQKEGESGRRKITQWARLAAVPLAVFQAFGIAVALQNSGAANGIAVVYNPGPAFILTAVISLTAGTMFLMWLGEQMTERGIGNGVSLIIFAGIVAGLPSAVISTVKSTLDGNMSAIALIVVALVVFAFTYLVVFVEQGQRRVTVNYARAGQSGRSGFNNQTSFLPLKLNMSGVIPPIFASSIIMFPATAAQWFGTSGSAATQWMQRVAQALSPGQPLHMILFSALIIGFAFFYTALVFNSQETADNLKKSGALIPGIRPGRATAEYVDGVLTRLTMVGAIYLTAVCILPEIMRTQLGTSFYFGGTSLLIVVVVVMDFIAQVQAHLMSHQYQSLLKKANLKGGARGR; this is encoded by the coding sequence ATGTCGCGTAGCGGCAACGCCGTAGGCGGAATGGGCGGGCTCGGTCAATTTACCGAGCTCCGTCAACGCCTGTTGTTCGTGTTCGGCGCCATGATCGTGTATCGATTGGGCTGTTTCATACCCGTGCCGGGCGTCAATCCTGAAGCCATGACTGCGCTCATGGATTCTCAAAAGGGCACGATCGTAGACATGTTCAACATGTTCTCCGGTGGTGCGCTTCATCGTTTCAGCGTGTTCGCGTTGAACGTGATGCCGTACATCTCGGCATCGATCATCATCCAGCTCTGTGCCCAAATCTTCCCGAGCTTGAAAGCCATCCAAAAGGAAGGTGAATCAGGTCGCCGGAAAATCACCCAGTGGGCCCGCCTTGCAGCGGTGCCATTGGCGGTTTTCCAAGCATTCGGTATCGCGGTCGCATTGCAAAACTCGGGTGCCGCAAACGGCATCGCAGTTGTCTACAATCCAGGTCCGGCCTTCATCTTGACCGCAGTCATTTCATTGACCGCAGGCACGATGTTCCTGATGTGGTTGGGTGAACAAATGACCGAACGCGGCATCGGCAACGGTGTGTCGTTGATCATCTTCGCCGGTATCGTTGCAGGCTTGCCGAGTGCTGTGATCAGCACAGTCAAGTCGACCTTGGACGGCAACATGTCAGCCATCGCGCTGATCGTTGTCGCTTTGGTGGTCTTTGCCTTTACCTATCTCGTTGTATTCGTCGAACAAGGCCAACGCCGCGTCACGGTGAACTACGCGCGGGCAGGGCAGTCGGGCCGCAGTGGTTTCAACAACCAAACCTCGTTCCTGCCGTTGAAGCTCAACATGTCGGGCGTGATTCCGCCGATCTTTGCATCGTCGATCATCATGTTCCCGGCGACCGCAGCACAATGGTTCGGCACTTCAGGTTCGGCAGCGACGCAGTGGATGCAGCGCGTGGCTCAGGCTTTGTCGCCGGGTCAGCCGTTGCACATGATTCTCTTCAGTGCCTTGATCATCGGTTTTGCGTTCTTCTACACCGCCTTGGTGTTCAACTCGCAAGAAACCGCAGACAACCTGAAGAAGTCGGGCGCACTCATTCCGGGCATCCGTCCGGGCCGTGCAACCGCCGAATATGTCGATGGCGTTCTGACCCGTTTGACCATGGTCGGCGCAATCTACTTGACAGCGGTGTGTATCTTGCCTGAAATTATGCGCACCCAACTGGGTACTTCGTTCTACTTCGGCGGCACCTCGCTGCTGATCGTGGTGGTGGTGGTCATGGACTTCATCGCGCAGGTACAAGCGCACTTGATGTCTCACCAGTACCAAAGCCTTTTGAAAAAGGCGAATCTTAAAGGCGGCGCCCGCGGGCGCTGA
- the rpsM gene encoding 30S ribosomal protein S13, whose amino-acid sequence MARIAGVNLPAQKHVWVGLQSIYGIGRTRSKLVCDAAGVTKSTKIRDLSEPEVERLRSEIGKFIVEGDLRREVGMAIKRLMDMGSYRGLRHRRGLPLRGQRTRTNARTRKGPRKAIKK is encoded by the coding sequence ATGGCGCGTATCGCAGGCGTCAATCTGCCTGCCCAGAAGCATGTCTGGGTCGGATTGCAAAGCATTTACGGCATCGGTCGTACCCGTTCCAAACTCGTGTGTGACGCCGCTGGCGTGACCAAGTCCACCAAAATCCGTGACCTCTCGGAGCCGGAAGTCGAACGCCTGCGTTCGGAAATCGGTAAGTTCATCGTCGAAGGCGACCTGCGTCGTGAAGTTGGCATGGCTATCAAGCGATTGATGGACATGGGCAGCTACCGTGGCCTGCGTCACCGTCGTGGCCTGCCGCTGCGTGGTCAGCGCACCCGTACCAATGCACGTACTCGTAAGGGTCCGCGCAAGGCCATTAAGAAGTAA
- the rpsK gene encoding 30S ribosomal protein S11 encodes MAKPAAAKTKKKIKRVVTDGIAHVHASFNNTIITITDRQGNALSWATSGGAGFRGSRKSTPFAAQVAAEKAGRAALDYGVKALEVRIKGPGPGRESAVRSLNSVGYKILNITDVTPIPHNGCRPPKKRRV; translated from the coding sequence ATGGCCAAGCCAGCAGCAGCTAAAACCAAGAAGAAGATCAAGCGCGTCGTCACTGACGGCATTGCACACGTGCACGCTTCCTTCAACAACACGATCATCACCATCACCGACCGCCAAGGCAATGCATTGTCCTGGGCGACTTCGGGTGGTGCCGGCTTCCGCGGTTCGCGCAAGTCGACCCCGTTTGCAGCACAGGTCGCCGCCGAAAAGGCCGGTCGCGCTGCACTCGACTACGGTGTGAAGGCGCTCGAAGTTCGTATTAAGGGCCCGGGCCCAGGCCGTGAATCGGCCGTGCGTTCTTTGAACAGCGTCGGTTACAAAATTCTCAACATCACGGACGTGACGCCAATCCCGCACAACGGTTGCCGTCCGCCGAAAAAGCGTCGCGTCTGA
- the rpsD gene encoding 30S ribosomal protein S4, whose translation MARYIGPTCKLARREGADLSLKSPARALDSKCKLEQKPGQHGATARKGKLSDYATQLREKQKVKRIYGLLERQFRNYYKKASTKKGNTGENLLQLLETRLDNVVFRMGFAVTRASARQLVSHRGVLVNGKYVNLPSYQVKAGDAISLSERAQKQLRVQEALTLSQQMDLSPSWVDVDAGKFSGVFKAVPDRGDLPADINEALIVELYSK comes from the coding sequence ATGGCACGTTATATTGGACCTACCTGTAAGCTCGCGCGTCGCGAAGGCGCCGACCTTTCCCTGAAGAGCCCGGCCCGCGCCCTCGATTCCAAGTGCAAACTGGAACAGAAGCCCGGCCAGCATGGTGCTACCGCCCGTAAGGGCAAGCTCTCCGACTACGCCACCCAGCTGCGTGAAAAGCAGAAGGTCAAGCGTATCTACGGTTTGCTTGAGCGCCAATTCCGTAACTACTACAAAAAGGCTTCGACCAAGAAAGGCAACACCGGTGAAAACCTGTTGCAACTCTTGGAAACACGCCTGGACAACGTCGTCTTCCGTATGGGCTTCGCTGTCACCCGCGCTTCTGCTCGCCAATTGGTCTCGCACCGTGGCGTGTTGGTGAACGGTAAGTACGTCAACCTGCCGTCCTACCAAGTGAAGGCCGGTGATGCGATCTCGCTTTCCGAACGCGCGCAAAAGCAACTCCGCGTGCAGGAAGCACTGACGCTTTCCCAACAGATGGATCTTTCTCCGTCTTGGGTTGACGTCGATGCAGGCAAGTTCTCTGGCGTGTTCAAGGCTGTGCCTGACCGCGGCGATTTGCCGGCCGACATCAACGAAGCGCTGATCGTCGAGTTGTACTCGAAGTAA
- the rpoA gene encoding DNA-directed RNA polymerase subunit alpha translates to MSAIANQVLRPRAPQIERITDLRSKVVIEPLERGYGHTLGNALRRVLLSSIPGFAVTEVSIDNVVHEYSTIEGLQEDVLEVLLNLKDVAIRMASGESATLTLSKQGAGVVTAGDIKTDSNVEIVNPDHVVCNLTKDAQINMQLKIERGFGYQPAAQRRSPDEDTSTVGRLMLDASFSPVRRVAYAVEAARVEQRTNLDKLVLDIETNGTIDAEEAVRTASNILIEQLSVFGDFVPRQAGAPKQQAGGVDPMLMRPIDDLELTVRSANCLKAESIYYVGELIQKTEVELLKTPNLGKKSLTEIKEVLAQHGLSLGMKVDNWPPAGVSQHGMMG, encoded by the coding sequence ATGTCGGCAATTGCCAACCAAGTTCTGCGCCCGCGTGCTCCTCAAATCGAGCGTATCACCGACCTTCGCTCGAAGGTTGTGATCGAACCGCTCGAACGAGGCTACGGTCATACGCTGGGCAACGCCCTGCGTCGTGTCCTGCTTTCGTCCATCCCCGGTTTCGCTGTCACGGAAGTGAGCATCGACAACGTGGTGCACGAATACAGCACCATCGAAGGCTTGCAGGAGGACGTGCTTGAAGTGTTGTTGAACCTCAAGGATGTCGCCATTCGCATGGCCAGCGGCGAATCTGCAACCCTCACCTTGTCCAAACAAGGCGCGGGCGTTGTAACCGCCGGTGATATCAAGACGGATTCAAACGTTGAAATCGTGAATCCCGACCACGTTGTCTGCAATCTGACCAAAGATGCGCAGATCAACATGCAACTTAAGATCGAGCGCGGTTTCGGCTACCAGCCGGCTGCCCAACGCCGTTCTCCCGACGAAGACACCAGCACTGTGGGTCGTTTGATGCTTGACGCATCTTTCTCCCCGGTTCGCCGCGTGGCCTACGCCGTGGAAGCAGCGCGTGTTGAACAGCGCACCAACCTCGACAAACTCGTGCTCGACATCGAAACCAATGGCACGATCGATGCAGAAGAAGCAGTCCGTACCGCTTCCAACATCCTGATCGAGCAATTGTCGGTGTTTGGCGACTTCGTTCCGCGCCAAGCCGGTGCGCCGAAGCAACAAGCAGGTGGTGTGGATCCGATGCTGATGCGTCCGATCGATGACCTCGAGTTGACGGTGCGTTCGGCGAACTGCCTCAAGGCTGAAAGCATTTACTACGTCGGTGAATTGATCCAAAAGACCGAAGTGGAATTGCTGAAGACCCCGAACCTCGGCAAGAAGTCGCTGACCGAAATCAAGGAAGTGCTTGCACAGCACGGCCTGTCGCTCGGCATGAAGGTTGACAATTGGCCGCCTGCTGGCGTTTCGCAGCACGGCATGATGGGGTAA
- the rplQ gene encoding 50S ribosomal protein L17, whose translation MRHQKSGRKFSRTSAHREAMFRNMAASLIKHELIRTTLPKAKELRRVAEPLITLAKTDGVANRRLAFSRLRDKEAVGTLFTVLGPRYTSRPGGYVRILKCGFRDGDNAPMAYVELVDRPVAVD comes from the coding sequence ATGCGCCACCAGAAATCCGGACGCAAATTCTCCCGCACCAGCGCGCATCGCGAAGCGATGTTCCGCAACATGGCGGCTTCGCTCATCAAGCATGAGCTGATCCGCACCACCTTGCCGAAGGCTAAGGAACTGCGCCGCGTCGCAGAACCCCTGATCACCTTGGCAAAGACCGATGGCGTTGCAAACCGCCGTTTGGCATTCTCGCGCTTGCGTGACAAGGAAGCCGTAGGCACCTTGTTCACCGTGCTCGGTCCGCGTTACACCAGCCGTCCGGGTGGTTATGTGCGTATCTTGAAGTGCGGCTTCCGCGACGGCGACAACGCGCCGATGGCGTATGTCGAGCTCGTGGATCGCCCGGTCGCTGTTGACTAA
- a CDS encoding disulfide bond formation protein B yields the protein MDIPFIPKTFRARCLLAAFACAAMLGYAFYAQFQEGLMPCAFCIFQRVCFAALGVVFLIAGLHSPRPGKGRKIYAVLAAIIALIGAGIAFRHVWVQLYPPPMAMCGSPLDFMLQTMSFDNVIRKVLTATGDCSNTDWKLLGMTMPAWSLISFLAYAGWAIHAGWSTHARDGWRRFK from the coding sequence ATGGACATCCCATTCATACCTAAAACGTTTCGTGCGCGTTGTTTGCTTGCTGCGTTCGCATGCGCGGCGATGTTGGGATACGCGTTCTACGCACAGTTTCAAGAGGGTTTGATGCCCTGTGCGTTCTGTATTTTCCAGCGCGTGTGTTTTGCCGCGCTTGGCGTCGTTTTCTTGATCGCAGGGCTGCATTCGCCGCGCCCGGGCAAGGGCCGCAAAATTTACGCCGTATTAGCCGCGATCATCGCCTTGATTGGCGCGGGCATTGCGTTCCGCCACGTGTGGGTTCAGTTGTACCCGCCGCCGATGGCGATGTGCGGCTCACCCTTGGATTTCATGCTGCAGACCATGTCGTTCGATAACGTCATCCGCAAGGTATTGACCGCGACGGGTGACTGCAGCAACACCGATTGGAAACTCCTCGGCATGACCATGCCGGCATGGAGTCTGATTTCATTCCTCGCGTACGCCGGCTGGGCAATTCATGCCGGTTGGTCTACGCACGCACGTGATGGTTGGAGACGGTTTAAGTGA
- a CDS encoding 3-deoxy-7-phosphoheptulonate synthase class II produces the protein MKPVLAASGSLPSQANAPWTPQTWRNKTALQQPTYPDSALLEEAVDEVRALPPLVTSWEILSLQQQIAEAQEGKRFFLQGGDCAEIFADCTNDVISNRLKVLLQMSLVLVHGLRKPVVRVGRFAGQYAKPRSSDLEVRDGVSLPSYRGDIINSPEFTEAARTPDPRRMIRAHARSAMTLNFVRALIDGGFADLHHPEYWDLAWMKDSPLAGEYQRMVDGVRDAVQFMETLSGHKLRNMETVDFYASHEALLLPYEEAVTREVPRQTGWFNMGTHFPWIGMRTAAADGAHLEYMRGIRNPIAVKVGPSVTTGELRRVIDTLNPENTPGRLTLIHRMGVKEVDTKLAPLLKAVQAEGSRVLWVCDPMHGNTETAANGLKTRRFENIRGEIERAFEVHAACGTHLGGVHLELTGENVTECTGGARALTDHDLERDYRSTVDPRLNDEQALEIAMSIVRSQNPA, from the coding sequence GTGAAACCCGTTCTCGCTGCATCCGGGTCACTGCCATCGCAAGCAAACGCACCATGGACACCGCAAACCTGGCGCAATAAGACGGCGCTGCAGCAGCCCACATACCCTGACTCGGCCTTGCTCGAAGAGGCCGTCGATGAAGTGCGCGCATTGCCGCCCCTGGTCACCTCGTGGGAAATCCTCTCGCTGCAACAACAAATTGCCGAAGCACAAGAAGGCAAACGCTTCTTTTTGCAAGGCGGCGATTGCGCTGAGATTTTTGCCGACTGCACCAATGACGTCATTTCGAATCGACTGAAAGTACTGCTGCAAATGAGCCTCGTGCTCGTGCATGGCTTGCGCAAGCCGGTCGTACGCGTGGGTCGCTTCGCAGGACAGTATGCAAAGCCGCGCTCGTCAGATTTGGAAGTGCGTGATGGCGTGAGTTTGCCGAGCTACCGCGGCGACATCATCAACTCACCTGAGTTCACTGAAGCCGCGCGGACACCCGACCCGCGTCGCATGATTCGCGCACACGCGCGTTCTGCGATGACACTGAACTTTGTGCGCGCGCTCATCGACGGCGGTTTCGCAGACTTGCACCACCCGGAATATTGGGACCTCGCATGGATGAAAGATTCGCCGCTTGCGGGTGAGTACCAACGCATGGTGGATGGCGTACGCGATGCCGTGCAGTTCATGGAAACGCTGTCTGGCCACAAGCTGCGCAACATGGAGACCGTAGATTTCTACGCCTCTCACGAAGCCTTGCTGTTGCCTTACGAAGAAGCTGTGACCCGCGAAGTGCCGCGTCAAACCGGCTGGTTCAACATGGGCACCCACTTCCCATGGATCGGCATGCGCACGGCGGCAGCCGACGGCGCGCATCTTGAATACATGCGCGGCATCCGAAATCCAATTGCGGTCAAGGTCGGTCCTTCGGTGACCACAGGCGAATTGCGTCGCGTCATCGACACATTGAATCCGGAGAACACACCGGGCCGTCTCACCTTGATTCACCGCATGGGTGTGAAGGAAGTCGACACCAAATTGGCACCGCTGTTGAAAGCGGTGCAAGCGGAAGGTTCGCGCGTCCTCTGGGTCTGCGACCCGATGCACGGCAATACTGAAACCGCTGCCAATGGCTTAAAGACGCGCCGCTTCGAAAACATTCGTGGCGAAATTGAACGCGCATTTGAAGTGCACGCTGCCTGCGGAACGCATTTGGGCGGTGTGCATTTGGAACTTACGGGTGAGAACGTCACGGAGTGCACGGGGGGTGCACGTGCTTTGACCGATCACGATTTGGAACGCGATTACCGCTCCACCGTCGATCCACGCTTAAACGATGAGCAGGCATTGGAAATCGCCATGTCGATCGTCCGGAGTCAGAATCCTGCCTGA
- a CDS encoding phosphatidate cytidylyltransferase, with protein MWPSELVVCVLLLYAFLLLSTVWVYAARKSIALREKIMAWWIFLPAVTFALLFTAAAGWALCAIILCLGVREVASHLRADQGHPRLSDLLLCAALCIAIVWVVWFFTWVGVLVFALAFAAICWLFGHPHQHTRRRAAMCALVLLSSGMAFLPKLQAQLVDDGRWVLWLCAVTALCDVAQYIAGTTMGKRQVTPSASPGKTWAGWFGGLVVAVCTSLALGGALSLATWPPLLAYGVAIAVSGFMGDVSFSACKRMLGIKDFSSRVPGHGGVLDRVDSLTFTAPTIFILTFFQSASV; from the coding sequence ATGTGGCCGAGCGAACTCGTTGTATGTGTGCTGTTGCTGTATGCCTTTTTGTTGTTGTCGACGGTGTGGGTGTATGCGGCCCGCAAGTCGATTGCGCTAAGAGAAAAGATCATGGCGTGGTGGATTTTCCTGCCCGCTGTGACTTTTGCATTGTTATTCACGGCGGCAGCGGGCTGGGCCCTCTGCGCGATCATCTTGTGCCTTGGGGTGCGAGAGGTGGCGTCGCACTTACGTGCTGATCAAGGACACCCGCGTCTAAGCGATCTTCTTCTGTGCGCAGCATTGTGCATCGCGATTGTTTGGGTCGTCTGGTTTTTTACGTGGGTCGGCGTGCTCGTATTCGCACTCGCGTTTGCCGCCATCTGTTGGCTGTTTGGTCACCCGCATCAGCACACGCGCAGGCGCGCGGCCATGTGCGCACTCGTACTGCTTTCGTCGGGTATGGCTTTCCTGCCCAAGCTGCAAGCACAACTCGTCGATGACGGTCGATGGGTGCTGTGGCTATGTGCCGTCACGGCGCTGTGCGATGTTGCGCAATATATCGCGGGGACCACGATGGGCAAGCGGCAAGTCACACCTAGTGCGAGTCCGGGGAAAACCTGGGCAGGATGGTTCGGCGGGCTCGTTGTCGCCGTCTGTACCAGCCTCGCATTAGGCGGTGCGCTGTCACTCGCCACATGGCCTCCGTTGCTTGCCTATGGCGTGGCGATTGCGGTCAGCGGATTTATGGGCGACGTGTCGTTTTCAGCCTGCAAGCGAATGTTAGGCATCAAAGATTTTTCATCGCGCGTGCCCGGGCACGGCGGTGTGTTGGATCGTGTCGACAGTTTGACCTTCACGGCCCCGACGATTTTCATCCTTACTTTCTTTCAATCTGCGTCCGTTTGA